Genomic segment of Nostoc sp. TCL240-02:
ATTTAACTTACTGATATGTCTGCTTTAAGATGACTTTGAAAGAGGTATTGAAGAGAAATTTACAATGTATCTAAATTATTATCAATTTTTTAATAAAAAATGATGAAATATGAAGAGTCAATTCGCTTTGCCTCCTTTATACTGGCTTTCAAGAGACATGGCTCTTAAAGTCAGTCTTTTTTTGTAAAAAGTATCACGAAAATCATGTGATTCACCTTACTTTCAGATGTACAATGCACCAGTTATTGTGACTCAATGCTGATCTGCTTAAAAAAGCGTGTATATTAGCACAGGAAATAATATAGAACATCCTAAACACATATAGAGGAATAAAATATGCTGGAATTATTGGGTTCAGGTTTGGTGTCACTCTGGCTGGAAATGGCCGGGGTACAAATCAAGCCTCTAGATGCCTTAGATGCTTTAACTTGGCAAAGTAGTCCTGGCTTAGTTCTTGCCCCCGATCCCAATCCAACTGGGGCAACTACGGTGCAGGAATATCTGAAAAAGCTCATCACATCAAAAGTGGTGGCGCAAAATCTGGCTGAGAGTCAGGGCATTTGGATGCAGTCGGGGCCAATGCTGATGGCAAATCACCAAGGTACGACACCTCTCCCTGCTGCCTCTTTAACCAAAATTGCCACTTCCCTAGTTGCTTTGAAAACTTGGGGCCCAGATTACCAATTTGATACTTTGGTGAGTATCACCGGGCCAGTGGTAAATGGAGTTGTGCAGGGCGATTTGGTGATTACAGGTGGTGGCGATCCTTTGTTTGTTTGGGAAGAAGCGATCGCTCTTGGTAATACTCTTAATAAAATGGGTATCAAGCAGATAAAGGGAAATTTAATCATTAATGGCACTTTTGCCATGAATTTCCAACGGCAGTCGATGCTGGCGGGTATGATGCTCAAGCAAACACTAAATCGTGCAACTTGGGGCCGCCCTGCTATTTACACACACTCAATTATGGCTAAGGGAACGCCCAAGCCTCAAGTAGTCATTTCGGGTACGGTGAAAGTTGAGGCACAACCAAACCCTCAACAAACTTTGTTACTGCGTCATCGTTCCTTACCCTTGAAGCAACTAATCAAGGAAATGAATGTTTACAGTAACAACGATATGGCAGAGATGCTAGCAGATTCAGTGGGAGGAGCAGCTGTAGTCCAATCCACTGCTGCTAACCTTGCGAGAGTCCCACAAGTGGAAATTCAGTTAATTAATGGTTCTGGACTAGGCCCCGAAAATCGCATTTCCCCCAGGGCTGTTTGTGCGATGTTTATGGCTATTCAAAGTGAGGCATCTGCCCATCAGCTAAATCTGAGTGACTTATTCCCCATGTCTGGGTTTGATCACCGAGGAACAGTACACAGCAGACACATTCCTCTTGCTACTGTGATCAAAACTGGCACTCTCCGGGATGTGAGTGCTTTAGCGGGAGTGATGCCCACACGCGATCGCGGTTTGGTTTGGTTTGCTATTATCAACCGTGGGACAAATCTTTGGGGTTTGCGGACTGGACAAGACCAACTACTACAAAGTGTTGTCAAACAGTTACAACTACCTCTAACCGTTCCTACTGCCCTGATTCCCCACTCAGCAATCAACTCTTTACCCCAGCTAGGTGCAATCAGTCGGAATGAAATTTTATTCAAAAGTTAGTTCATCATCTGATCGGGTTTTGAACCAAAAGTGAGTATGGGTGTCCCACATCTCATTTTATCGGTGTCACTACTTTGAAACTTCTAGTTTTATTAGCAATCCAAAAGTTTTATTGATGGGTAAAAACCGAACTTGTAAAGGGTGAATGTCCATAATAGCTTTTGGGTTAAATTTTCCATTAACTTGATTATAGGTAACTCGTAAAATGCCCTAACCACAGTATTGGGAAGAGCAGGGGAAACCTGAAGTAAAAATAACTGTAAATAGATTTTTCACGACTAAGCAACAATTAAGCTTATAAATTAGATTGTGATTATGCGATTTCCCAAATTACCCAGATCCATACGTCAACTCAGTAGTTATGTTTTAGCGATCGCGCTTGGAGTTGTGCTAACGGTTAGTACATTGCAGGTTTTGCCCTCCCAAGCCGAACCCGCACCCCAAGTAAGAGATGGAGATACTTCACAACTGATTGCCCAACGACAATCACCAGCCACAGCTGCGATCGGTACTACTAGCTTTGTCACAGCAGCAGTGAATCGGGTTGGTTCAGCAGTTGTTCGCATTGATACTGAGCGAACAATTACTCGTCGCGTTGATCCATTTATGGAAGACCCATTTTTCCGTCGGTTTTTTGGTGACGGTTTCTCCCAACAAATGCCGCCTTCTGAGCAGTTACGCGGTTTAGGCTCAGGTTTCATTATTGACAAGAGCGGCTTAGTTATGACTAACGCTCATGTAGTCGATAAGGCTGATAAGGTAACAGTCCGACTCAAAGATGGTCGCACCTTTGAAGGAAAAGTTCAAGGTATTGATGAAGTTACAGATTTGGCAGTAGTCAAGATTAACGCTGGTAACGATTTACCAGTCGCACCCTTGGGTTCTTCCACTAATGTCCAAGTCGGAGATTGGGCGATCGCAGTTGGTAATCCTTTAGGATTTGATAACACCGTTACTTTGGGAATTGTCAGTACTCTCAAACGTTCCAGCGCCCAAGTTGGCATTAGCGACAAACGCTTAGACTTCATTCAAACCGATGCCGCCATTAACCCAGGTAACTCTGGCGGGCCGCTATTAAATGGCCAAGGTGAAGTGATTGGCATTAACACAGCGATTCGTCCCGACGCGATGGGTATTGGGTTTGCCATTCCTATTGATAAAGCGAAAGCGATCGCAGCGCAACTGCAACGTGATGGCAAAGTTGCTCACCCCTATTTAGGCGTGCAAATGCTAACTTTAACACCCGATCTGGCCAAGCAAAATAACACCGATCCCAACTCTCCTATTCAAATACCAGAAATTAATGGTGTTTTTGTCATGCGAGTAGTTCCCAATTCTCCAGCTGCATCTGCTGGTATCCGGCGCGGGGATGTAATTCTGCAAGTTGATGGTAAAGCTATTACCAGCGCTGAACAATTGCAGAACGTTGTGGAAGACAGTCGTCTTGGTCAAGTATTACAGGTGAAAGTGCAACGAGGTAATCAGACACAGCAGCTTTCAATCCGTACAGCCGAGTTGCAAAATGCTTCGTAGGAGAAATAGTTAAAAGGGCGGTTAGAAACCGCTTCTACACAAACAAAACCCACCTCCGTGGGTTTCAAACCCTTAATTTTTTCTTAGTCCGCGAAGGCGGACTTTACCTGTGTAGCAGCGAATTCCATTCGCTTAAAGCTGGGGTAAATTTCCATTTTGCCAATAGAGCCTAAATCACTTCCCAACAGCTAATACTAGACCTTCATGGGCTAATAATGCTTCAGGAAAGGCAGATTTAATATCGACTTGAACCCGATCAAGAAAATCATCATGGTCATCTGGGTGATGATGAGAAATAGCTAGCCGTTGCACACCAGCATTCAGAGCTGCATTCACCGCAGCTTGCCAGAGTAAATCAGCAGAGTCATGGTTGTGAGACGTAGGGGGAGTGTAAGTGGCATTGGCAATCAATAAATCAACGCCTTTAATAAACTCTAAAATCCGCTCTCGCTCCACTTGCTCGGCATTCTGGTGCAAATCTGTGACGTAGGCAACACTATAATCTTGCCAACTAACTCGGTAGCCAACTGAGCGCTGAGTTTGATTGATTAATGCGGTTGTAATGATTACATCATCTAGCTTTACATCACTGTCTGGAATGAGATTGTAAAACTGCAATTCCGACTGCATTACCTGTAAAGGATAAGGAAAGTGGGGCTGGAGCATCTGATCGTACAAACATTGTTTGATTGAGGCTCCATTTGAAGCAGCTGTGCCGTAAATATGAAAGCAATTTTCTCCAATAAATGCAGGAGCAAAAAAGGGAAACCCTTGAATCCGATTTGATTGACAGTTGGTAAAAAATAAATGGGCTTGTATTGGCTGTTGTAGTTCTTGCCAAGTTTTACCTAGTATGCGTAAGCCAGTACCGCCGTCAAAAATCAGGCGTTTTCCACCTACATATATTTCTACACAAGCAGTATTACCACCATAGCGGTTGGTGCTGGTGTCTGGGGTAGGAATCAAACCCCGTACACCCCAAAATTGCACAATAAACTCACCTGCTGGGCTACTTGGCAGGGTAGCAGACTTTTCAGGTATGTAGCTCTGGGAATCCGACAACTCAAAATTTGACATTTTCCTTCAAATTAGACCTTAACGAGCAGGTCATCGTAGCGCCGAACTTCCAACAGCCTGTTTTTTTCGTCCACAATGACTACTGTAGGAGAGTAATTTTTTAACTCTTCTGGAGTGAACTGCCCGTAAGTCATTATAATCAAGCGATCGCCAATAATGCCTAGACGTGCTGCACCCCCATTTAGCTCAATTACTCCTGAATGGGCTGGAGCCGGGATCGCATAAGTAATAAAACGCTGACCGTTGGCACTATTAACTACTTGCACTTGCTCATAAGGTAAGATCCCAGCTTTTTCCAAAAGGATTTCATCGATGCTGATACTACCCACGTAGTTGATATTCGCCCCCGTAAGGGTGCAATTATGAATTTTTGCCAAAAGGAGAGTACGCTGCATTTTGGTTTAGGATTTGGTGGCAGTTTCGTAACAAATGAAAGTTATTAAAGTGAGGAGTTAGGATTGAGGAATAAAAATTTATAACTCTTAACTCCTAACTCCTAACTCTTCTATTATCCTCTATAAGCTTTGACGGATTTTTCTACTAAAGCTGCAACCTTGTCCACATCTTGCCAACCGAGAATTTCAGTCACCTTTTTTTCCAAATTTTTATAACTACGGAAAAATTCGGCAATTTCGTCTAAGCGGTGTGGCGCTACGTCTTTCAGGGATTTTACCTGAGTGTAGCGGGGATCTTTGTCAGGAACACAAAGGATTTTTTCATCGCGATCGCCACCATCAATCATCTCCAAGAAGCCAATTGGTCGCGCTGCAATAATACAGCCAGGAAAGGTTGGCTCGTCAATTATGACCATACCATCTAAGGGATCGCCATCTTCAGCTAAAGTATTGGGTACAAAGCCGTAGTCATAAGGATATTTTACCGAGGAATAAAGTACTCGGTCTAGAGCAAAAGCTTCTAGTTCCTTGTCGTATTCGTATTTATTTTTACTTCCGCCAGTAATTTCAATCAGAACGTTGATTAAACCGGGTTTCGGTTGGGCAGGAATACGAGATAAATCCACAAAAAAGTCCTCTGATAACAGTGAATCATGGGGGCACTCAGTCAGCTTCGCTCCCCGTGTAGAATTTTAGGGCAATATGGATCTCTGATGGGGAATTGGGAATTGGGAATTGGGAATTGGGAATGGGGAAGAGAATTGTTCAATAATTCTTCGTCTCCCTTGTCTCCTTGTCCTCCTCATCTCACCACTCCTCTGAAAAATGGAAAAAGCGTTGCGAAGTAACTTCGCAACGCTTTTTCCAAGAGGGTATTATTTTCTCCCGCCCTTGATTGCTGTTGTAGGGATTTCTGCCCCTACTCTGTCAAGACACCTGAAACCTGGAGTCACACTATACAAATTCAGGTTATTCCTGATGAAATGCTACTGGAAAATTTTATCAATCTTTACTTCCTTGTAGATTTTGGATCAGGGGTTGCTGGTTATTTTGAACATTAGTTGAAGAATAGTGTGCGATGACAAATACGGGTAGGGTAAGAGTCAATAGAGCGATCGCAGTTCCCACAATGTCTGCCAAACGTTGGGAATATGTGTCGGTAGAATTGGCAGACTGGCTATTTGAATTCATACAAAGTTGAAGTTATTCGTAACACTGTGATAGGTTTACTCTCTGATTGAGAGTCTTAATGCTATGTTAGCTATTTTTAAACTGTAAAATGTGTAGCATCCTACAATCTAAACCAGTTATACAACTGTCATAATAGCCTTTTTATACATGGACTTCTTAATACAAAGTTACAACTAAACAAATCATGTTTTATTTTGTAATTAATATTTTCAGATGTTTCCCTGTATGGTGTAATGGTTTGCATACGCAAAGCCAACTTTGACAGCATCATAAATTACATTTTTTCGCTGCTTAAAGATTAATTAGCAAAACATATTTGTCTGATACTTCATGATTATAACATCATAAAACGCCTTTGATAAGGTCATTTTACTGGAATTGTTAATTTGTGATACAGGACACAAAACCGCGAAAGCACTGAATATCTATTAATGGTTTCGATTGTTATCCGGTAGTTATACACACAAATATTTGACACCAAAGAAGGAATAATAGGAATGTTTTTTATAACCAATCATAATTACCGAAGAAATACAGATACATTAACTGTGTTAGGCCGCATAAATTCAGTGATAACACTAAACAAATATTTCAGAATTTAAATTTTCAAATCTGTGTAATATCACTGCATTTTTGTCAATCTATATATAGGTAGAGTAAATAATATTTTAGAAGCAGGCGTATCAGCTAAAAAAACCGCCACTAAATATAATAGGGCGGTCTGGTTAAGCAATCGGAGGGTAATTACAGATTACTCTGCTAATAATTGAAATTGCTGTAACGAAGTTTGCACTAAGTTTGGGATTGGGGATTGGGGATTGGGGACTGGGGACTGGGGACTGGGAAAAAGAGAATAATCATGTCCAATTCCCAATCCCAAACTTAGTCTCTAGTTCTTTCCGTAAACACTAATTGGTTCTTTGATAAATCGGGTGTAAAGATGCTTAAAGGTAGACTTAATTACGCGAGGCATACCAAAATCAATGGGCATCAACTTGTCTGGTAGCCGCCAATCTTCTATTTTTAATAAGTCAGGATTTAAATGTGGAAACTCGATAGCAGCAAGTTCTGGACAAACTCCTAGCCTTTGAGAAGCTGCAACTGTAGGTACTCGTTCAGGAGGAACATTGAGAATTTCTACCATTGCCCGATCTAAGGCAAATATATCTGATGCGGCTGCTAAAATTCCTAGTTGGCGAGGTTCACCATTACTAGGGCCATTTCCTTCATGACCGATGATGCCATCTAATATGGTTAAGTTAGGGTTAATAGCCCTAGCAGTTTCTACTAACATTTCACCAAATCTATTCGCATCTTTTCCGGCTTCCATGTGCCACCAAGCTTTCATTTTGCCAGGGACACAACCAAACAAGTTTTTTACGCCCAGTGTCAATGTCAACTGGGCATGGGATTTAACTTTAGGTAGATTAATTACTACATCTGCTTCCATTGCTTCTTTAGACAGTCGCAGATGGTTAAAGTTATCACTAATTGTTTGGTAACGCTGACCTTGAAAATCAATGATGGGAAGATTCAGTTCTTCTAAAATAGGCAGATAGCCATTTGCTATTGCTACGCCCTTGGCACTACCAAAAGCAGGACTATCACCCAAAAAGGGCTTACCGCCAACTTCAATTACCATTTGGGCAACTTCGTAAACTAGTTCGGCACGGGTGATACACTCTTTACCAGGACGCGACCCTGTAAGTAGATTGGGTTTGAGTAAAACGCGATCGCCTTTTTTAACAAATGCTGCTATTCCTCCAAAAGGTTCTAGGAGAATTACTAAGGATTCTCGTAAAGCCTCTCGTTCATAAGATGTAGCCCGAATGAGACTAACAGATGGTTTTTGAGTCTGCATAGATTGGGAATGGGGAATGGACAATGGGGAAGAAGCAAGGGAGCAGGGAACAGGGGGAGAAGAACTATTAATTATTGTCCAATGCCCAATTCCCAATTCCCCATAATCTATTATTCTGTTTTGAGCGGTAAGATACCACTCATTTGTTCTAGATTTAACACTGTGGCTAAGTCTGTTTCACTCATTAATCCCCGTTCTAGAACAATTTGCCGCAGGGATTTACCAGTTTCTAAAGATTCTTTGGCGACAGCAGCAGCGTTTAAGTAACCGATGTGGGTATTTAGTGCGGTTACTAAAGCTAAACTGCCTTCGGCATAAGCTAAACAACGTTCTTGATTTGCAGTAATTCCCTCGATGCACCGTTCGGTGAGTGCAGCGATGGTATTACCCAGAATTTCGATGCTGTGAATTAAGTTATAAGCAATCAGTGGCATCATCACATTTAATTCTAATTGTCCAGCTTGTGCGGCTAATGCGATCGCACTGTCGTAGCCCATCACTTGAAAACACACCATTGATGTCATCTCTGCCATAACTGGATTATATTTCCCTGGCATAATCGAAGAACCAGGTTGCACTGGAGGCAGTTGAATTTCTTTCAAGCCTGTTTTTGGTCCCGAATCCATCAGCCGCAAATCGTGAGAGATTTTGACTAAATCTTGCGCTAAGTTGCGTAAAGCACCGGAAACGTTTACAAATGGGGCCATACTCTGCATCGCTGCCATGAGATGCGGTGCAGGTTCTAAAGGAGTATCAATCAATTCTGAAAGAACTTCTACTACACGGGCGCGATAAAGAGGATGAGTATTTAACCCCGTTCCGGCTGCACTACCTCCCAAACCCAGCACCATTAAATCACCAGAGGCGGTGTAAATTCGGTTTTGATGTTCTGTAAGAATGTGCGCCCAAGCCCGAAAATTCTCACCCAAACGCACTGGTACTGCGTCTTGTAAGTGGGTTCTGCCAGATTTGACGATATCTTG
This window contains:
- a CDS encoding D-alanyl-D-alanine carboxypeptidase, which translates into the protein MLELLGSGLVSLWLEMAGVQIKPLDALDALTWQSSPGLVLAPDPNPTGATTVQEYLKKLITSKVVAQNLAESQGIWMQSGPMLMANHQGTTPLPAASLTKIATSLVALKTWGPDYQFDTLVSITGPVVNGVVQGDLVITGGGDPLFVWEEAIALGNTLNKMGIKQIKGNLIINGTFAMNFQRQSMLAGMMLKQTLNRATWGRPAIYTHSIMAKGTPKPQVVISGTVKVEAQPNPQQTLLLRHRSLPLKQLIKEMNVYSNNDMAEMLADSVGGAAVVQSTAANLARVPQVEIQLINGSGLGPENRISPRAVCAMFMAIQSEASAHQLNLSDLFPMSGFDHRGTVHSRHIPLATVIKTGTLRDVSALAGVMPTRDRGLVWFAIINRGTNLWGLRTGQDQLLQSVVKQLQLPLTVPTALIPHSAINSLPQLGAISRNEILFKS
- a CDS encoding HhoA/HhoB/HtrA family serine endopeptidase produces the protein MRFPKLPRSIRQLSSYVLAIALGVVLTVSTLQVLPSQAEPAPQVRDGDTSQLIAQRQSPATAAIGTTSFVTAAVNRVGSAVVRIDTERTITRRVDPFMEDPFFRRFFGDGFSQQMPPSEQLRGLGSGFIIDKSGLVMTNAHVVDKADKVTVRLKDGRTFEGKVQGIDEVTDLAVVKINAGNDLPVAPLGSSTNVQVGDWAIAVGNPLGFDNTVTLGIVSTLKRSSAQVGISDKRLDFIQTDAAINPGNSGGPLLNGQGEVIGINTAIRPDAMGIGFAIPIDKAKAIAAQLQRDGKVAHPYLGVQMLTLTPDLAKQNNTDPNSPIQIPEINGVFVMRVVPNSPAASAGIRRGDVILQVDGKAITSAEQLQNVVEDSRLGQVLQVKVQRGNQTQQLSIRTAELQNAS
- a CDS encoding MBL fold metallo-hydrolase; translation: MSNFELSDSQSYIPEKSATLPSSPAGEFIVQFWGVRGLIPTPDTSTNRYGGNTACVEIYVGGKRLIFDGGTGLRILGKTWQELQQPIQAHLFFTNCQSNRIQGFPFFAPAFIGENCFHIYGTAASNGASIKQCLYDQMLQPHFPYPLQVMQSELQFYNLIPDSDVKLDDVIITTALINQTQRSVGYRVSWQDYSVAYVTDLHQNAEQVERERILEFIKGVDLLIANATYTPPTSHNHDSADLLWQAAVNAALNAGVQRLAISHHHPDDHDDFLDRVQVDIKSAFPEALLAHEGLVLAVGK
- the panD gene encoding aspartate 1-decarboxylase; amino-acid sequence: MQRTLLLAKIHNCTLTGANINYVGSISIDEILLEKAGILPYEQVQVVNSANGQRFITYAIPAPAHSGVIELNGGAARLGIIGDRLIIMTYGQFTPEELKNYSPTVVIVDEKNRLLEVRRYDDLLVKV
- a CDS encoding inorganic diphosphatase, which encodes MDLSRIPAQPKPGLINVLIEITGGSKNKYEYDKELEAFALDRVLYSSVKYPYDYGFVPNTLAEDGDPLDGMVIIDEPTFPGCIIAARPIGFLEMIDGGDRDEKILCVPDKDPRYTQVKSLKDVAPHRLDEIAEFFRSYKNLEKKVTEILGWQDVDKVAALVEKSVKAYRG
- a CDS encoding DUF362 domain-containing protein — its product is MQTQKPSVSLIRATSYEREALRESLVILLEPFGGIAAFVKKGDRVLLKPNLLTGSRPGKECITRAELVYEVAQMVIEVGGKPFLGDSPAFGSAKGVAIANGYLPILEELNLPIIDFQGQRYQTISDNFNHLRLSKEAMEADVVINLPKVKSHAQLTLTLGVKNLFGCVPGKMKAWWHMEAGKDANRFGEMLVETARAINPNLTILDGIIGHEGNGPSNGEPRQLGILAAASDIFALDRAMVEILNVPPERVPTVAASQRLGVCPELAAIEFPHLNPDLLKIEDWRLPDKLMPIDFGMPRVIKSTFKHLYTRFIKEPISVYGKN
- a CDS encoding aspartate ammonia-lyase, with translation MTEHTDSQFRIERDSMGDRQIASSVYYGIQTLRAIENFPISGIKPLATYVDAGLIIKKATAIVNGELNCIPQDISQAIVQATDEILAGKFRDQFVVDVYQAGAGTSHHMNVNEVLANRALEILGEEKGNYKRVSPNDHVNYGQSTNDVIPTAIRIGGLLALSKTLHPAIDSAIASLENKAVEFQDIVKSGRTHLQDAVPVRLGENFRAWAHILTEHQNRIYTASGDLMVLGLGGSAAGTGLNTHPLYRARVVEVLSELIDTPLEPAPHLMAAMQSMAPFVNVSGALRNLAQDLVKISHDLRLMDSGPKTGLKEIQLPPVQPGSSIMPGKYNPVMAEMTSMVCFQVMGYDSAIALAAQAGQLELNVMMPLIAYNLIHSIEILGNTIAALTERCIEGITANQERCLAYAEGSLALVTALNTHIGYLNAAAVAKESLETGKSLRQIVLERGLMSETDLATVLNLEQMSGILPLKTE